GTTTTCAGTATTTACTACTTAGAGTGGCCAGTCCCAAAACCAACACAGGCTCCATCGCTAGCCTCGAAACCACCGCCGGTGCGGGTTTGTTGAGAACATATACCCGCGCCGGTCTGTTCTCAAATCCGAGAATAGACCATGTCTGTTCTCAGGTGAGAACATATGTCTGTTCTCACCTGAGAACAGGCCACGACCTCTGGTGGCCGGcggtggtttttttttgtaaaattataagtaaaaaaaatatcattcagattcctaattaaaattgtttatcaatataagtcctttgaaggatcaaattgaaatatatcGTAAATATTAAGGATATTTGTGAATCTTTTTCTAAAAGACATTTGACGCCGTTAACTGCCATAATTAACGGAAGAGTGTATTTctccaataaaaaaatttaaatggttTTTATTTCGATAAAGTAACCACAAAGACTTAATTGTGTCGGAAAAATGAAAAAGGGCTGATATGTATTTTGGTAAAACCACGAGGTCTTTTTGTACCTGTTGCCTTCTCAAAATCCTCCCAAATTCAAAAGCAAACCCTAGACCTAGAGCATCTCCAGCTTAACTTCTCCTGTCGGTCGTCGTCTTcattgcaaaataaaaaaaacgaaaattttcaattctgtatgaaataataaaatggCGAAAGGCGACAAACAGAAGGCaaaaattgaagaagaagaagaagaaaatccgGTGATAGAACTGAGCAGCGGCGATGAAGCCAACGAGGATCTAAGCTTACAGATTGTTAAGAAAGCGCTTCAAACGAGAGCTGCAAAGTTGGCCCAAAACGGCAGTAATATTGTCGTTTTGGACGATGATGACGATAATAACATTGATGCGTCTAAGAATGATACCGGAGTTATTGGTGTCACTGGCCGTGATGAGTTGGCATCATCCTCGTCGCCGCCTGTGGACGCTGACGTGTCAGTGAAGAagaggaaaaagaagaaaaagaagattcaaaagaaagaagaaattcAAATTCAATCTGTAAGTGTGTTGATTTTCACGATTTGATTGGCCTATAAGTTCCCCTGATTTTATGAATCTTTATTGCCATTAAAAATGATTTAGTTCAATTATCATTGCCGTTGAAATCTAATACTGTATCAGGCAAAGGAAGAAGGGAATGCGGCGGAAACAATCCAAAAAGTTGCGGTGGAGGAAGCATTGGAGAATGTGGAGGCAGTTGAGATGGCGGCGGAGTTATATCCCAACGCCGAAACTAGTGCTATTGAAGTACCCGAGAATATGGTTCTGCGAAAACTTCTTGTGAGTTTAacttaaacttttgttttggATGTGCTATTTGGAATACATGTTACTTTCTCTTAAAGTATATGACTATGAGGAATGTAAATTCAGTGTGAACTATGAAGGTTTATATGGGTTGAGTATGTCTTTATTTGTTCTGTCAGCGAGGCCCTAGATACTTTGATCCTCCAGATAATAATTGGTCAAAATGCTTTAATTGTGGAGAGGAAGGTCATATGGCGGTGAATTGTCCTTCGTTTGAGAAGAAGAGAAGGCCTTGTTTTCTTTGCGGGGGTTTGGACCATGGTGTCAGGCAATGTTCTAAGGTCTGTAATCCGAAATAATGGTacatatttgtttatatttttatttattcatagTTGTGAGTTGCTCTTGAATTTTACTTAGTTGATTTGGGCTTTTTGTCTGATTATTTTATGTTGAGGGGATCAGTATTCAGAATAAAAAATCTATTCAAATCTAATTCATAACTAACATCTGACTTTTCCCCATTAGAGACTCTTTTAGACAAGAAAAAATTCGTAATTGCGTTCCCATTAAAGCAAAAGTGTacatcttcatttttttttaatgtttatgcTTATGTTTTAGTTGGAACTCAATATAAGTGGGTTGCAACTTAAATTTGATGACTTATGAATATTTGTCGTGTTTGATTTCTTTTTAGGAACGGGTTTGCATTATTTGTAAATCTGTTGGTCACCGTCCAAACAAGTGTCCAGAGAAACATAAAGGTGGTCTTCAGAATGCAAAAGTTTGTTTGAAATGTGGAGACTCTGGGCATGATATGTTTTCATGCAAGAACAATTATTCTCATGATGATCTCAAGGTTGTGTTCCTCTGTACAAATTTTATTATGCCTTTTTGTTTTACTTACAGGCCAGTTTTATCATTTGAATGTGAAGGActttaatgtttatttgtttcttaacatttttttagTCTTCATGCAGGAGATACAGTGTTACATCTGCAAGAATTTTGGCCATCTATGTTGTGTGAACTCTCTTGACAATAGGCCAAGCGAAGTTTCTTGCTATAAATGTGGTGAACTGGGTCATACTGGTTTGGTAACTCCTGATTGGCATTTTGTGGCCcttttttctatctttaattACTTCTTTAAGTTGAATATTCATGAAAATTCTTTAaatatatagataaataaattcaaTACTACTTGCATTAACTATGTAAACAAACTTggaataatcaaatattttcttGACTTCGGTAATGCAGTCTAACCACAATATTCACGCAAAAAGAAgaacataaataatatatttaaatcttAGAAGACTAAAATTTAATAGTTCAACTCAATGTCCAAAATGTCTTTGCCCTCAAATAAAATGTTAAAGCAAACTTCTAGCTCACAATGGCATTCTAGACCTATCTAACAGACTTAGTAAACCAAGCTCTTAAATCTACATGAATAAGTTACTGCAgtctattttttgaaaaaacagATGGCAAGAGATTAGCTACATATTTAATAAGTATATAAATAGTTAAACTCTACTGATTGTTGAATTATGTCATCTATTTCAAAATGGATactcattttaatttcttttttattatcaaactttaattttgaattcaaTATTGATATTAATGAATTTTCTGCTGTGATGAAAAAGAATAACTTTAGAATATTCATCACACCAGCAGCCACGTGGATTTGAAATTATGTGGCTGCTGAGGCGGAAAATATTACAGGAATACTTTTTCAAGTTAGTTAAAATCCATCTGAAGTTTATTAAAGACTTGTGTCATTGAACTCAAAATTGAAGGCTGGTTAtcaaaaagggaaaaaaaaatcagaacttAGTAtccattttgggacaaaaatgCATAGTTTGGTGATTGCTATGGTTGATACCCATGTATCCTTGTGTCCTAAATCTATTTAATGGTATGTACTTATTAAGTACTTATATATTTGAGAATGCTATtactataaataatatattatcttTTAAACAGGCTTTAAATAAGACTTAATTTTCCTAGATTGGCTGAATGCAgtgtataaatttattatacaaAATAATTCAATGGATTAAAATGCTAAACTTAAAACCCAGAAAGCATATGTAGCACTACTCATCAAGTGaggttaaaacttaaaaaaaaaaaccccatTCTCTACTTTACTTGAGTGTAAAGGAACATTGGTAATAGTGGAGacaattaaagaaaaggatttTTGTGTGGAAAATGTGGGTTGAAAATGTAGATGGAAGCATGTTAAATTATAAGATTTTATAAGACAAAATAACTTGTCATCACCCTACTGTTGCTTGCAAGATacaagaaagaagaagaaaatatcATAATCTGTAAATCAAAACTCGCAAAATCGTGCACATAAAAACTTGTAAGCTAAAAGCAGTATCTTTTTGGAAGAACTTGAAGAGAAATATAAACAGTTGGCTGTAAAGGGAGGCTGATTCAAATAAAAGAAGAATATTAGGAATTTCTTTAAATAAGCATCTAGGTTTAGAAGTTTT
This region of Mercurialis annua linkage group LG1-X, ddMerAnnu1.2, whole genome shotgun sequence genomic DNA includes:
- the LOC126664605 gene encoding protein AIR1, encoding MAKGDKQKAKIEEEEEENPVIELSSGDEANEDLSLQIVKKALQTRAAKLAQNGSNIVVLDDDDDNNIDASKNDTGVIGVTGRDELASSSSPPVDADVSVKKRKKKKKKIQKKEEIQIQSAKEEGNAAETIQKVAVEEALENVEAVEMAAELYPNAETSAIEVPENMVLRKLLRGPRYFDPPDNNWSKCFNCGEEGHMAVNCPSFEKKRRPCFLCGGLDHGVRQCSKERVCIICKSVGHRPNKCPEKHKGGLQNAKVCLKCGDSGHDMFSCKNNYSHDDLKEIQCYICKNFGHLCCVNSLDNRPSEVSCYKCGELGHTGLECLSLYDKAATTASSSSCFKCGEGGHFARECTSSVKAGKRNHEISTPTLRRHRENNEALGFKSAPQDLNKSRKKRKSKFEEGSNTTPTKSKQRGGWLAEDPEEYSQSKSKKNHWRSPSTPSYKGYKNSFVGQTSSSSMHKSYSGMSRSPYYKKPQNNHSESSALHSSASSFHNRYYSASRFSNSGSAGFRDNYTWW